In Centroberyx gerrardi isolate f3 chromosome 14, fCenGer3.hap1.cur.20231027, whole genome shotgun sequence, the genomic stretch CTGAGAGCGACACAGGGGAAGTGAGGAGGGATTGCCTCTGAACAACTGGCTGGTAGGCATAGCACATATATATTTAATGAATTTGATTTAAAGATGTAAATCAGTCAATTACTTGCAGATCAAGATAACTGCTAATTTCAATGTTACTTGCAAAATATTTACACAACTATGTGTATTACAATTTTGGGATTGTGGCTGGTGTATTGGGATACAGCCCAAATTTTacatcattttaaatcattttttttctctgtattttccttCAGTGATCATGCGGACTGTGGTGCTCCTCCTCATCGTGGGGTTAGTGGATCTGAGTGTGGGCCAGCGTTTCAGCCAGTTCCAGTGGCTGTCCCACCTGCGAGGTCGTCGCCGGCACCCTGCGGCCCAGTGGGCCGGGGGCGAGGCGGAGGACTGCCCCCTGGAGTGCGACTGCCCCTCCACCTTCCCCACGGCTATGTACTGCCACAGCCGCAACCTCCAGCACGTCCCCTACGTCCCGTCACGCATAAAGTACGTCTACCTCCAGCGTAACCAGATCACAGGCATCCAGGACGGGGTGTTCGACAACGCCACCAGCTTGGTCTGGGTCGTGCTGTTCCAGAACCAGCTCAACTCAGACAAGATCGGCAAGAACGTCTTCAGCAAGCTCAAGAACCTGGACCGGCTCTACTTGGACCACAATGAGCTCACTCGTGTTCCTCCTAACTTGCCCAAGTCTATCAAGGACCTGCGACTCGGCCACAACAAGATCTCAAAAATCCTGTCCAGCTCATTTGAGGGGATGACCAACCTCACCAACCTCCAGCTTCATGCAAATGTCATAGAAGACGTTGGTGGTGCGTTCAAGGGACTGAAGTCTCTGACCATGCTGGACATGAGGAAAAACAAGCTGCGGAAGATCCCTGACAACCTCCCTGAGAGGCTGCAGCAGCTCTACCTGGAGTCTAACAGCATAGACAGCGTCCCGGCCGACTTCCTCACCATGTATCCCAAGCTGCAGTTTGTCAGGTTGGCCCATAACAAGCTGACAGATAAAGGGATTCCTTCCAGCGTCTTCAATGTCAGCACACTGGTCGAGCTTGACCTTTCCCACAACAAGCTGGAGAAGATCCCCATTGTCAATAGGAACCTAGAGAACCTTTATTTACAAGCCAATAAGATCAAAGGTATGACCACATCTCTCCAACTCTTCATACTCACATATTCTATAAGAGCTTTAGCTGTTtggcacaaaacaaaataactatAGTAAGGATAGGAGGATAGGATGACAGCAAATCTATAAGTCCCTTATCCCTATatgtttaatatttaatattttaatattacaggaatattatagtgatgccataagagataaaaataatattcatcatcatcaatatattataaactcactgttgGGAAGGAGCGACCGGAGCTTGTTGCCACACTTAATCCTCTCATTGATTTCTCTGAGTCAGTCACAGTGTATATCACAAGATTCATTTCAACATCAGTAGAAAGCTCAGAGTATTGGGTAAAAATGGGTATCTCTTTTATAGTTTCAAATACTTATTAACTATCAAATTACACTGTGTCATGGTGTGGGGTCCCTTATATTTTTCAACAgattaaatgcaaaaaatataGACATTTTCAAGCATTTTGGTTTTTTTATGCTACGCCAGTCttcaaatgtgtaaaaagaatgACTCTATTGCGCTTATTAAATAATTAGCTGTGGTTGGCCTTTAAGGAAACCAGAAAACCAATCAGGACCTGCCCTGATTCAGTCACTCAAACTTCGGGGGATTTTCAGGCAGTGAATACGTATAAGGAAGTTTGTGGACCTCAGTGTGTGTAAAACTCCTCTctaaccataaccctaaccctaatataTAACTGAGGATCTCACAATGTAGCCTACGACACAAGTTGCATTTCTTTATTCAGAGTAAAGAGTTGTCGAAGGCTCTGGTGGAATGCTATTGTGGACAAGACAGCCATGATCAGCCATGACAGCTAATGTTTTGAAAGCCCTGAACATaagtttttctctttctttctgaccATTTCCCTGCCTATAGAAGAATcgaaatcaataaataattaacTATAACTCAAAAGATAACTGCTCTGATGGGGTTGGTTGGCACAGCGAGACAATCATCCGCATCTGGCCTGTTGTGCAAACTTTCTAGCTAGCCACCACACAGCTTGACCTAGCAACTCAAATATAAACTTAAATCgaagctctccctctccccttttcaACAGAAATACGTGTTTATGGATACACACGACATACAAACTTTTATTATGTGAATCCCATAAAGTTGAACATTTACTCTGACTTACGAAAAACACGACTAACGATtcttttcattgtcgattaatctgtcgattattttctcgattaatcgattagttgtttggtctataaaatgtcagaaaatggtgaaaaatgtcgatcagtgtttccgaaagcccaagatgacgtcctcaaatgtcttgttttgtccacaacccaaagatattcagtttaccgtcatagaggagtaaagaaaccagaaaatattcatatttaagaagctggaatcagagaattttgacttatttttcttaaaaaattagcgattaatttaatagttgacaactaatcgattaatcgattaatcgttgcagctctaaaaaacacagaaaatttCTCTCAGCTCAAGGTTTAGTGTCTTGTCGGTGTAATAACCGCAGTGGTATGCTCAGAACCAGATGGGACCTTTTTCATATGAATATTATTACACAGCGCCCTCTAGTGACAACCAACCCCAACCAACACCAGCCtgctgtaccacacacacactataagcAACTAACACTGATCTGAACCACCTGCTCTTTTCGAAGGATGAGCTTTCCTCTGTTGCTGCTTTTACATGACAGGTAATTCACCCGATGAGAAATAAACCTGTGTCCTTCCTTATCCgtatttctctcctcccctcctctcctcctctcccttctttcaGAGTTTTCCCTGGGCAGTTTCTGCGGTGTGGTGGACATGACAAACTTCTCCAAGCTGAGAGTGCTGCGCCTGGATGCCAATGAGATCAGCGCCAAAGACATTCCTGCTGAAACTGCGTACTGTTTACGCCTTGCCGCCTTCATCGATGTGTAGCGCCTCCTAATCCGTCTCATCGATGTGTCTCGACTCATTCCAGGCTGTTTCTTCATCTGTAGCACGCCCTCCTCTTATCATCCATGGCCTCATTACAGCTATTTCTACTTTATACAGCATATGATCCTCTCAGTCCATCATGTTTTGACATAGGCATGTGTTGCTAAAGTTTTCTGAGAGCTACTGGTATCATTCCAAATGATTAAACAGTTCCAGTATTAGTCAATGGGAAATACCACAGTGTAGTCAATTTCCTCTTGTGTAATATTTTTTAGAATGACATATCTTTGGGATGATAGAGAGGGTGACTGACATTTTATTCATGCTGCATACTAACTATTATGACCAGTTATATTTTTTCTGGCAATACTTTCCTATAAATATCTAAAGTCATAACTGATTTTATGTTCAGCAAAGGGCAAAAACCCCTAAAACGGTCGTGCCAGTGTGAGATTCAAGTTGGACCTTTGCTTCCATCATGTGGCACAAAGCAAAGTGACAGCAGGATGAGCAGGAACACATGATTCTCATTAGATTATGCAATAGCAGACTGGTGTTACCGGTATGTGTATTCAGGGTTGGCAAGGTTACTTTCCAAACATAATCCATTAGATTACACACATTCTACCAAGTAATCCTATTGATGTTATGTACTTTTTGATTTTGTTGCCTGCAAAATCAATAGAATATGTAAGTAAGTATAAGCAATAATATATAATAAGTAAAATGGACAGTTTATTCCATTATTCCAGTTTATGCCGGAagcattactattattatttacagCAACAATCAACCATTGAAGTTGaaaatcatgtttttgtctACAATCTAACTATGAAAATGCCCATTTCTCTTTAAATATGACTCTGAATAATCCAAAAAGTAATCATATATTTGTTTCACAAGTAACTATTGTTTGATTGCTGTGGAGTTTTCTCAGTAACCGCGTTTCAGTCATTTTTTGTTATCTGTTTGGTGTAATCTAATTCCATCCATCCTCTGAGCCTATTTATAAATCACTGAGATATTTTGTACTTTACAGATTAGCAGTCAGTAAACTCAGAAAGTCAGGATTTCTATTGAATTGACTGAGAGTAAATTAATTTGTATCCGCTTATCATCCATCATTTTTGTGTGTAGAGTGATTCTTCTAGAGTCCACCAATCACTACATTAAAGTATCTGTGAAAAATAAGTTGTCTCTCCAGTTTATTGTTGACAACAGTCTATTTTTAACAACAATTTTATGTCCTGTTTCCTCTAATtcgacagagagaaacacacacacacacacagagagaagagagagggagagagaagagagaagaagagagagacagagagagagggagagagagagagagagagtgaagagagagagagaagagggagagagagggagggagaagagagaagagagagagagagagaaagggcggCATCCCTCCTGACAATTCTTAACTGGTCTTAGGCAATTTCCACATATTTTAACTAAATACCTTTGAAGACAAAGGCTTGCCTTTTCATCTTCCACAGCTGCCTTTAATCCTCAGCAGAAAGGCACTAAATTGAATTATAGAAATACTTTCCTTCTGTTGTAATAGAACAATTTCTTGGGATGAGGAATGGCTTATTGCTCTTGTAACTATGGTTTGCACACTGATCAGCACTAGGCTGGTAAATTAATTCAAGGGTTTTATAGATTAACTTGTGATTGCACAAGGTGGGGCAGAAGCTGTGGGGTGAGGGGgaatgcatgtgtttttttgtgtgcgtATTTTTTCGCTTCCTATACAGATTCTTCAAAAACAGAATAGAGgccagcacacatgcacatgatcAGATGTGGGATAGTAATCTCTCCCGAGGAATTATTGATGTGATCCTCTCTGAGACACATGTGAGTGTTTTCTCACTTTGTGGGAAATTGTTCAATTCTTTTCAAACACAGACTTTACGCAATTTAATACTCACCAGTCAGAAAGCATTACACTGTGCTATTAGTGAGTTGAGTGAAAGTCAAAATAACATTAGGAAACTGGGCACTGCCTAACTAGACTATCTCAGTATTATTATCCTATTATTCGTCACTACTAGGCAGTAATGAAATATGTTATCCATGAGTAAAGTGTAGGCAGAGATTCATCCCCACCCATTGCTGTTACACCCAGTGCAGGGAAGACGTTATTCTTGTGAAGCCTCTGTAGTGCTGGTTAATGCACAGCTATCAGGATCTTTTCTCCAACTCTCAGCCAGTAACAACAGCTCACTGCCAATGAAAACTTCCCACAGatttaaaactgttaaaaactaaaactattGGCACCATTAAGGCTTTGTATTGATCAGCAGTGTAGGCTGATAATGAGGACGACTAGCATGCTTTCTAAAGCCATGAAAAAGGCAACAATTAGCGAGGAAAAGTTAATACTTGTATCCCTCGTAAAGTGTTCAGTAAAACAAGATATTGGCTATAAAGCTAAAGCCCTTAATGAAGCCATTACCTGCTGTGGTTCTTTTGAAGTGATTTCATTGCATAAATCATGCACTTTACCCATGTAATCAAAGCACTGGTAGAGGAAACACTAGCTTTTGGATTACAAATATAGACAGTTTAGTTTTATTATCAGTAATGTGACTGAATAGAGTCAAAGTAATAAATAACTTGTGGAAATGTTTGCCGAACAACACTACAAACAACTGGTTATGTGATAGCAAAATGGAGACACATCATTCCACATAGACATAgctggtgtaaaaataaaacttttttaGAGAACTTGAAAAGATATCTGCAATAGATATAACATAAACATAATATACATAGCACATTATTATCCCAAATAATAAGATCCGCTTTGCTCTCACTCAAAGCCAAGCTTCAGATTAAATAGGTGAGCATGATACATTACACACATGATATTGATATGAAAACTTGTTCATGATGGATAAAATGTCCAGCTTCACATACGTTCCATCTACCGCTGCAGCGATGTGCTCTTCACTGCctctgaggagagaaagaaaaacgttaaaaatacatacaatatatGGACAAATGAGCACTGCAGCCATACGTTCAGGCCGACACaagcatctgtcctgctgaagtgtccttgagcaaggcactgaacccctcCCAGCTCCAGCTGCCCTGTGACTGACACCCTGACCTCCCTGCTtagctgtctgtctatctgttatTGTTTGAGGACATGCAGGCCAGACAAACTGGGGCAGGCAGGTACTCACGTTATTGTGCCTCCATCTCTATGTCCTGCAGGTCTCGGCTTAATCCAGATGACAAAGGTATGTATTAGGAGGAATTCTAATAAACAGGACAAGattgtcattttacattttttattacaatgtGTCCTTACCTTGAGCTCATATATGACCGTGATCTGTGAGGCATATGGGTTTTCTGTTTTGGGAAGAAAAGTCTTTCTCAAACCGGTCAGTTTTTCACAACTGAAATCaatcaacaaaaaaagacacataTAATGAGTAACTAGATGAACCAAGCTGGATCCTGCATGACACTCTAAGTCATACAACTGTCTCAGCTTATAGCTGACATACCAAAATCACATACATACCAAATTCAAATATGCTAGTCTTTTTTTACCATCCAATCCAACACACACTTTTGTGCACTTACGCTTTTGTGCAGGCGCTGCTGCAATTTATGCTATTTCTGCTTTTCATCTTAACTCCAGCCTCCACCTGGTTTGGCTGTGCTCAGTATTTACCAGTGAGGGTGGGGTGGTACTCCTGCATGACGGAGTACCCTAGAGAGTACAGCCATGCTGCCAAGTCTTACTTTATTGCAGTATGACTGGAATGCATGATTTATATGTATAATCTGTGTATAATCCCTGAGTTCCTGAAGGAAACATATGCACTGGTACCTTTTGTGTGATGAGACAGTAGAGAGTAAATATGAACAGCAGTCCTCCGCAGATGGAAGCGATGATGAAGCCAAGCTTGTACAGGTCTCTTTCTGGACTTCTCTGAGAGGCTTTCATCGAGTTCCTCCCAGCTGTGTCTGTGGGAGAGACATGTGATCCATGTTCACGGTAGCTCCGGAAATTAACGTAATTCATGACAGAGCTCGCCCAACGAATAAAGGTCCCCACCTGTCGTTAAGTGCTGTGTGGACGGGTTTGTAGATAGCTCTGTGGTGGAACCGAAGGCCTCTGTGTATTCCCTCTGGCATCTCCAGTCTACTGGTGTGTCACTGGTGGTCACCAGCTCCCAGTACGCAGACAGCACCTCCAAAGCCCTCTGCAGTGCCTCTGTAGGAGAGCCTGTGAAGGGCATCTCAAAATTCTCTGGCTTGTCCTGAGGCAGATTCCGAGAAACATTTTATCATAACTTGAATGTCTTCATACTATTGTAGTAGTTTTCTTGATTTATCTCTTTGTGTTGGGCTGTTTTTCAAataactttatttcttttttatgttttatattataaaaaaaacagtattccTTCAATCCTCAgcaaaaaaacagctgaaacaTCCTCTGAATCACCGCTCCGAAACACACTTACCTCTACCTCCTCGTTAATCTGAGGCACACATTTCTGAGAGTAGATGTTGAGGATGAGAGCCCTCACAGACTGAACATAGCCGTCATTGACTGAACCCCTTGTATATTTGAAGTGGGTGGTGAGCAGCTCCAGGATCCAAGGTAAAGCGGCTTTTACAAAGCAACATTTGCTCTGTGGGATATCAACAAAAgaggtaataaaaatcaaatcatgACACGGCAAACGGAAAGTCTGATTCAGTCAAAGTTCAGGCTTCACGGGGAAACAATCACATAAAGTAAAAGTTACCTTACCAAACTTCTCCGTTCTATGAACGTGAAGGTTATTGAACACCCAGTCCTCAACTGGTTATCCATCTGTATAAACAACAGGAGATTTCAGTCTGGACTGTGTAAGATGGTCAAACAATCAAAGGAGCGCAATGGAACGAAtgacagcacagctacaatTGAAAACAGACTTTTACACAAAGACAGATTCCAATCATACTATacttgagtgtgtgagtgaccATAATATATAGGATGAGGACGTGATTGGATATGGACAAGATGACTTGTCAACTACTTATGTACTTAACAACCTTAACATTTTTtgcccttctctcccctcccttcaaTGAACTGTCGATTGACGGTTTATGTCAAGGATTGTTTTGGATTAATGCAAGCTTTAGGAATAAAAATGAGttcaaaaaaacaatcaaaggAACTTTCTTATACTTAGCAGTGTTGTTATGGGAGCAAATAACAACTTTGTGATTGAAAGGGTTTCCTCCACTCACCAGGTGCCTGACTGTCAGCAGGTGCTCCCTAGTGATGGAGTGTCTGCATGGACCAGGGACCTCAGCCATAGTCAGAGGGAAGCTCAGgaacataagcacacacagacactttacCTGCAACTGACGCAATCATACATTATCTTCATAAACTCTAAACTCTCAGCtgacacatatatacacatgtacatctatgacatatatatgtatgtgtgtgtgtgtgtgtgtgtgtgtgcatcagccCTACTTGATAGTTTATAACCTGTGCATCAGCAAGACATGTACAGTGCCTCTTTGTGGCAACGGTGAGAAACTACGTGCATCGATGTCCTATGCTCAACATGACCTCAGAGGA encodes the following:
- the csf1b gene encoding macrophage colony-stimulating factor 1b — encoded protein: MTILVPTLIQSKVKVKCLCVLMFLSFPLTMAEVPGPCRHSITREHLLTVRHLMDNQLRTGCSITFTFIERRSLSKCCFVKAALPWILELLTTHFKYTRGSVNDGYVQSVRALILNIYSQKCVPQINEEVEDKPENFEMPFTGSPTEALQRALEVLSAYWELVTTSDTPVDWRCQREYTEAFGSTTELSTNPSTQHLTTDTAGRNSMKASQRSPERDLYKLGFIIASICGGLLFIFTLYCLITQKKTHMPHRSRSYMSSSRDLQDIEMEAQ
- the LOC139928315 gene encoding fibromodulin-like, with product MRTVVLLLIVGLVDLSVGQRFSQFQWLSHLRGRRRHPAAQWAGGEAEDCPLECDCPSTFPTAMYCHSRNLQHVPYVPSRIKYVYLQRNQITGIQDGVFDNATSLVWVVLFQNQLNSDKIGKNVFSKLKNLDRLYLDHNELTRVPPNLPKSIKDLRLGHNKISKILSSSFEGMTNLTNLQLHANVIEDVGGAFKGLKSLTMLDMRKNKLRKIPDNLPERLQQLYLESNSIDSVPADFLTMYPKLQFVRLAHNKLTDKGIPSSVFNVSTLVELDLSHNKLEKIPIVNRNLENLYLQANKIKEFSLGSFCGVVDMTNFSKLRVLRLDANEISAKDIPAETAYCLRLAAFIDV